From a single Capsicum annuum cultivar UCD-10X-F1 chromosome 12, UCD10Xv1.1, whole genome shotgun sequence genomic region:
- the LOC107849581 gene encoding uncharacterized protein LOC107849581, translated as MGPLYHPPFNSKNTPLCPFLTLPKLSPMADYDAPTHHPSLIQKETALQAINTIIQLHFEKTLEKKKAIDLQKKQLWKMFQRFFLYLSLIFLGQAISPKLQCRHCWIPIGLLSLAHMIFYVSVAQTLRCINGFKYQRRCHKLTLGLATERLRQVKMRVNGNGGVEENRDEFEICYQEPPESYFGKFKRNWALHFGFLIFIYGFMISSSVVMLCF; from the coding sequence ATGGGTCCCCTTTACCACCCACCATTTAACTCCAAAAACACCCCTCTTTGTCCATTTTTAACTCTTCCAAAGCTTTCTCCAATGGCAGACTACGATGCTCCCACACACCACCCAAGtctaatccaaaaagaaactgcTCTCCAAGCTATCAACACCATTATCCAACTCCATTTCGAAAAAACCCTAGAGAAAAAAAAGGCCATAGACTTACAAAAAAAACAACTATGGAAAATGTTCCAACGTTTCTTCCTCTACTTATCATTAATCTTTTTGGGGCAAGCCATTTCACCTAAGCTCCAATGTAGACATTGTTGGATACCCATTGGGCTTCTTTCACTTGCTCATATGATCTTCTACGTTTCCGTGGCACAAACTTTAAGGTGCATAAATGGTTTCAAGTATCAAAGGAGATGTCATAAGTTGACATTAGGGTTGGCTACCGAGAGGTTAAGGCAAGTGAAGATGAGAGTTAATGGGAATGGTGGGGttgaagaaaatagagatgaaTTTGAGATATGTTATCAAGAACCACCTGAGAGTTATTTTGGTAAGTTTAAGAGGAATTGGGCTTTgcattttggatttttgatttttatttatgggTTTATGATTTCTTCTTCTGTTGTAATGCTTTGTTTCTGA